The genomic segment GCCGCCCCGCAAGCCGCGTGTGGCCGTCGTGTTCGGCGGCCGCAGCTCGGAGCACGGCATCTCCGTCGTCACGGCCGGTGCCGTGCTGCGCGCCATCGACCGCACCAAGTACGACGTCCTGCCGATCGGCATCACCACGGACGGCCGGTGGGCGCTCACCGCCGACGAGCCCGAGCGGATGGCCATCGCCGACCGCACGATGCCGAACGTCTCCGACCTCGCCGACTCCGTGGAGGGCGGCGTCGTCCTGCCCCTGGACCCCGGCAACCGCGAGGTCGTCTACAGCGAGCCCGGCTCCGTGCCCAAGGCCCTCGGCGAGGTCGACGTCGTCTTCCCGATGCTGCACGGTCCCTATGGAGAGGACGGCACCCTCCAGGGCCTGCTCGAACTCTCCGGAGTGCCCTACGTCGGCTCCGGGGTCCTCGCCTCGGCCGTCGGCCAGGACAAGGACTACATGAAGCGGGTGTTCTCCTCCTTCGGGCTGAACGTCGGCCCGTACCTGGTGATCCGCCCCCGCGAGTGGCAGCAGGACGAGGAAGGCGCCCGCCGGCGCATCGCGGACTTCGTGGGCGAACACGGCTGGCCGCTGTTCATCAAGCCCGCGCGCGCGGGCTCCTCCATCGGCATCACGAAGGTCGACTCCTTCGACGGCCTCGACGAGGCCATCGCCGAGGCCCAGCACCACGACCCGAAGATCCTGATCGAGGCGCTGCTGCGCGGC from the Streptomyces venezuelae genome contains:
- a CDS encoding D-alanine--D-alanine ligase family protein, encoding MSSENLPQSPEQPPRKPRVAVVFGGRSSEHGISVVTAGAVLRAIDRTKYDVLPIGITTDGRWALTADEPERMAIADRTMPNVSDLADSVEGGVVLPLDPGNREVVYSEPGSVPKALGEVDVVFPMLHGPYGEDGTLQGLLELSGVPYVGSGVLASAVGQDKDYMKRVFSSFGLNVGPYLVIRPREWQQDEEGARRRIADFVGEHGWPLFIKPARAGSSIGITKVDSFDGLDEAIAEAQHHDPKILIEALLRGREIECGVLEFEDGPRASVPAEIPPVQAHDYYDFDAKYIDSAPGIVPAPLTPEETAEIQRLAVEAFEAASCEGLVRADFFLTEDGRFVINEINTMPGFTPISMYPQMWEKSGVSYPELVDRLIQAALNRSTGLR